One window of the Clostridia bacterium genome contains the following:
- a CDS encoding methylglyoxal synthase translates to MNIAMIAHDKKKDDIVMLAIAYQQVLKNHTIYATGTTGRLIAEATGLNINRFKSGPLGGDQQIGAMVANNEIDLVIFFRDPLTAQPHEPDVSALLRLCDVHNIPLATNLASGEIMMMALSRGEMDWRENVRK, encoded by the coding sequence ATGAACATAGCAATGATTGCTCATGACAAAAAGAAAGATGATATTGTAATGCTGGCAATTGCTTATCAACAGGTATTAAAAAATCATACTATTTATGCCACAGGAACTACAGGAAGACTTATAGCCGAAGCAACAGGATTGAATATTAATAGATTTAAATCAGGACCTTTGGGCGGCGACCAGCAAATAGGCGCAATGGTAGCCAATAACGAAATTGACCTTGTGATTTTCTTTAGAGACCCTCTTACCGCGCAGCCTCACGAACCCGATGTTTCAGCGTTGCTTAGACTTTGCGATGTGCACAATATTCCGCTTGCTACTAATCTTGCTTCGGGCGAAATAATGATGATGGCGCTATCTCGCGGCGAAATGGATTGGCGCGAAAACGTTAGAAAATAA
- a CDS encoding DUF4364 family protein, which yields METDSSKLNSLILLFVFDKMDVPLTESTVLEMCCSRNNWINYMECKQAFDILIKNNFINMTSSSKGPVSTSGVPTIESSYSLTVDGRMCLSHLFYYIPASLRAEIVDYVTENRMHYRRRQEYSRDYFMNEDGTHTVVLGIKDPTKQLLEIRMNVDSRATAKSICNKWDEKASQIYASLYELLDE from the coding sequence ATGGAAACAGATAGCAGCAAATTAAATTCTTTGATTTTGTTATTTGTATTTGACAAAATGGATGTGCCCTTGACTGAGAGCACAGTCTTAGAGATGTGCTGCAGCCGAAATAACTGGATAAACTATATGGAATGCAAGCAGGCTTTTGATATATTGATAAAGAACAACTTTATCAATATGACCTCATCGTCAAAAGGTCCTGTAAGCACATCTGGAGTACCTACCATAGAGAGTTCATATTCTCTTACGGTTGACGGCCGCATGTGCTTGTCGCATTTGTTTTATTATATACCCGCATCTTTGCGCGCCGAAATAGTGGATTATGTGACCGAAAACCGCATGCATTATCGAAGAAGACAGGAATATTCTCGGGACTATTTTATGAACGAAGACGGAACGCATACCGTCGTTTTGGGCATAAAAGATCCCACCAAGCAGCTGTTAGAAATCAGAATGAACGTGGACTCGCGCGCAACAGCAAAGTCAATCTGCAACAAATGGGACGAAAAAGCCTCTCAAATCTACGCCAGCTTGTATGAACTGCTGGATGAGTAA
- a CDS encoding GNAT family N-acetyltransferase, translating into MNITVKETTHSDLENIMSLWNNGKVMFYVGFPNGLGITMPELEDWLKSVDENKPLRKHYSIYEETLGYCGETYYEVLQDGLACMDIKLLPKAQGKGIARYVLKFALKELFDSNLATRAYVEPNNKNLAALRLYNSLGFKKALRPDFLEIEDPDICTYMEVTKDSLIE; encoded by the coding sequence TTGAATATTACAGTAAAAGAAACAACCCATAGCGACTTAGAAAACATTATGTCGCTCTGGAATAACGGCAAGGTTATGTTTTATGTAGGTTTTCCCAACGGTTTGGGTATAACAATGCCCGAACTGGAAGATTGGTTAAAAAGCGTTGATGAAAATAAACCATTGAGAAAGCATTACAGCATATACGAAGAAACTCTTGGCTATTGCGGTGAAACCTATTATGAAGTTTTGCAAGATGGTTTGGCTTGCATGGATATCAAGCTGTTGCCTAAAGCGCAGGGTAAAGGAATAGCACGGTATGTGCTAAAGTTTGCATTAAAAGAACTTTTTGATAGCAATCTTGCAACACGTGCTTATGTGGAGCCAAACAACAAAAATCTTGCTGCGTTAAGATTGTATAACAGCCTTGGTTTCAAAAAAGCTCTTAGACCAGACTTTTTGGAAATTGAAGATCCTGATATATGTACATATATGGAAGTAACCAAAGATAGTCTGATAGAGTAA
- a CDS encoding biotin transporter BioY, translated as MKNQPQDIIKNPDNTQTNKPKKQNLTNFKIASTALMCALTCTGGFIKIPLPMLDITFQTFFACMAGLILGKRWGTISQAIYALLGLIGVPVFARGGGITYIFQPSFGFILGFIFCAFLCGVLRDIFYKKDFMSKIKIKDYLKVLLICLVGILGVYLIGAPYMLSMMSFYLHLDQAALVSAALSLPLYFLGDMLSLVLLIIATPIIYKRIPKILMI; from the coding sequence ATGAAAAATCAACCTCAAGATATTATCAAAAATCCAGACAATACACAAACAAATAAGCCCAAAAAACAAAATTTAACAAACTTCAAAATCGCTTCTACAGCTTTGATGTGTGCGCTTACATGTACGGGGGGATTTATAAAAATACCTTTGCCTATGCTGGATATTACCTTTCAAACTTTTTTTGCGTGTATGGCAGGGCTTATCTTGGGCAAAAGATGGGGTACTATTAGTCAAGCCATATACGCGCTTTTGGGCTTGATTGGTGTGCCTGTCTTTGCAAGAGGTGGCGGAATTACATATATTTTCCAGCCGTCTTTTGGATTTATACTTGGATTTATATTTTGTGCGTTTTTGTGTGGGGTTTTGCGCGATATTTTTTATAAAAAAGATTTTATGTCAAAAATAAAAATCAAAGATTATCTCAAGGTTTTGCTGATTTGTCTTGTGGGCATATTGGGCGTGTATTTGATAGGGGCGCCTTATATGCTAAGTATGATGTCATTTTATCTACATCTAGATCAAGCCGCATTAGTATCTGCCGCTTTAAGTCTGCCTTTGTATTTTTTGGGCGATATGCTAAGTCTTGTACTGCTTATAATTGCTACACCTATTATTTATAAGAGAATACCAAAAATATTAATGATATAA